In Apis cerana isolate GH-2021 linkage group LG6, AcerK_1.0, whole genome shotgun sequence, the following are encoded in one genomic region:
- the LOC107994083 gene encoding cilia- and flagella-associated protein 43-like, with protein MTINHDNWKTAWARGSKFEDIIWIGNDVLAWSSGLHIVFYEIEHKKKSILWCWSHDIGEGVRSLSSHTKYSIFAFAEKSSQPKIMVYTYPSLIKISECSNGSTNHCLCTGFTATDYIVSIDSYPHFRLSVWNWRTGEKIATVQTHIQDEIGQIMRINLIGPVLVAQVGKSCGEAYVWDLIITKETTILKEYEIKLPKDEPILGLDWSSTSTEPLLALVDKEGHIYLSNYDGSDVYRIMVGQRCNICIEKDLPIIKWFQDGLILRTPYCQISFYKKFARLNIWRKLWYVKTEKKPYLLITNPYRDRRFFYYTYEGELMQVDIVEEDEKPVVSKCFDNGGVYRFVDFVYPWCHHLFAICDANKEYVVLECYEGTLISNIIPDADDEILCQTSHPEFPLIVLATNHGELHCVSIVKPTNPKIVARLRLQRTPLDFIKFSLSGRSLIAAEMKTGDCYYINMQRVNMYDVQTLIRVGHPISDVLIFEGYKKLRILVLYTIVRNVGHSLFLYEILENQTLVIEPIVELLLPGVYRNLYHVPGNPMILVGTPYMTRQLRVQKIQDFKNITFEDGLMTGHFVKLASLFVDRWWIITMAIDGIVHVRDKTVRRELACIKTHHREELGTKKAMTNKQGDLIIALGYNGSLVATKFSPAKKELQGLRSPKEKRTSKVEHKLYEKMMKKIDVDYASLDPLIYDILTSPLYEFPDSEKEGDKTWTEWRYEMQLKEEEEASREQKTALLNDFEELRNKVKKLLDENEASTEIEKLPIAAFDLDIKGRDHKLKVGRDICENLRLEFEHNINETKRVSKWIRKNFWDPQKVVAKSLYAIFDEMEVVNYPSVAEDPNDILFLKYINFHKKTAYSVLENDKFEPWKIYTEQELQMETSKKHNIYREQDKRIDLLMNDWELEDKEEDLESFKNEREERKAVNGTTTHRFVESSPYYPQFGYYGFAQTKINNRFFLHDCTKLRDFFNNKFNEIYLLKEREMNVIRDRIERIRYIDSELKIMFNKHVPHVPTDPVWHWQERPESIITVRRDEIKAKPYISPSHMEMLMKQAAEEERIRKLLLADDFRERALMAMMNGVLEVRWEDIIKIDVPKPACMLTKKPEDYTSEDILAVKQYEKDVQFLKEERERYHRMLDAEYSKVMEQLKEGIDKFNGKLNNLFHMKMNVEAAINQLYLRYVRGLLLVHHRIITFEEENSLKERIASKMDYEREMDEHIKLFQNVHQKVSDKLAGLVSKEKAFAKKFKSEFYHMHKVQLEILERQCNRRPRVNLKNLESSDFYDLAEDVLGGKGARIYLPPECKDYLRILHNFDARPVTVPPSIDGSNWENLIRLRRAKINLELMIKGAQSELMDVETVLLGFEQKMEKCKIDMEDMKKDLVEKRMRQMMEDLDVEIQLVLKMGQVEIDLEGELTDSKHAVLVSKTTIDSANSYIRAAGECKLKALNNLLSFQRGTLLKQWQHMCRKKNLEDLKEDLRFTESTTVTKEMQGYLKRKAKGLPDDKTPQQLDDDIEAVKRKFQKVLDEETARLESVEKEIASLRVKNEQLDRQILEMNMARCDMELKRDVVAEERQKEHLERKVKMVMHRSTLVKKLQENYAELVELQTEHELLRLKRYPTFHFRMLDENEETQKNVRTNLC; from the exons ATGACGATAAATCACGACAATTGGAAGACCGCTTGGGCACGCGGTAGTAAATTCGAGGATATCATTTGGATAGGAAATGACGTTTTGGCTTGGAGTTCCGGCCTTCACATCGTGTTCTACGAGATCGAGCACAAGAAGAAGAGTATCCTTTGGTGTTGGTCTCACGACATCGGGGAAGGAGTTCGATCCCTCTCCTCGCACACCAAGTATTCCATATTCGCTTTTGCCGAGAAAAGCTCTCAACCAAAAATCATGGTGTATACATACCCGTCGTTGATCAAAATATCCGAATGCTCAAACGGGTCCACGAATCATTGTTTGTGCACCGGATTCACCGCTACCGATTACATAGTCTCGATCGACTCGTATCCACACTTTAGATTGAGCGTATGGAATTGGAGGACAGGCGAGAAGATCGCCACTGTGCAAACCCATATACAAGACGAGATTGGTCAGATCATGAGGATAAATCTGATCGGGCCCGTCCTCGTTGCCCAAGTGGGGAAAAGTTGCGGGGAGGCGTACGTTTGGGATCTGATCATCACCAAAGAAACTACCATTTTGAAAG AATACGAGATAAAGCTTCCGAAAGACGAGCCGATTCTTGGACTGGACTGGTCTTCAACGTCCACGGAACCGTTGCTGGCGCTCGTCGACAAAGAAGGCCACATCTATCTGAGTAATTACGACGGAAGCGACGTCTATCGGATCATGGTCGGCCAACGTTGCAACATCTGCATAGAGAAGGATCTGCCTATAATCAAGTGGTTCCAGGACGGCCTCATATTACGAACACCATACTGTCAGATATCGTTCTACAAAAAGTTCGCGAGATTGAATATATGGAGAAAGCTGTGGTACGTGAAGACGGAGAAAAAACCGTATCTCCTTATCACGAATCCGTATCGGGATCGCCGATTTTTCTATTACACGTACGAGGGGGAGTTGATGCAGGTGGATATAGTCGAGGAAGACGAAAAGCCTGTAGTTTCCAAATGCTTCGACAATGGAGGAGTGTATCGTTTCGTCGATTTCGTATATCCGTGGTGCCACCATTTGTTCGCTATTTGCGACGCGAACAAAGAATACGTCGTGCTCGAGTGTTACGAAGGAACACTGATCTCGAACATAATACCAGACGCGGACGACGAGATATTGTGCCAGACCTCCCATCCGGAATTTCCGTTGATCGTTTTGGCGACCAATCACGGCGAGTTGCACTGCGTATCCATCGTGAAACCGACCAATCCTAAAATCGTGGCTCGATTGAGGCTCCAACGAACGCCATTGGATTTCATCAAGTTCTCGTTGTCTGGAAG aTCTCTGATCGCGGCCGAGATGAAAACAGGCGACTGTTACTACATAAATATGCAACGGGTGAATATGTACGACGTGCAGACATTGATCAGAGTCGGACACCCGATCTCCGACGTTCTAATCTTCGAAGGATACAAGAAGCTGCGTATCCTCGTTCTATACACGATCGTGAGAAACGTCGGGCACAGCCTGTTCTTGTACGAGATCCTGGAGAATCAAACCTTGGTCATCGAGCCGATCGTGGAATTGCTTTTGCCTGGAGTGTATCGGAATCTTTATCACGTGCCCGGTAACCCGATGATCCTCGTAGGAACACCTTACATGACACGCCAACTTCGAGTGCAGAAGATACAAGATTTCAAGAACATCACGTTCGAGGACGGTTTGATGACAGGGCATTTCGTAAAACTGGCCAGTTTGTTCGTGGATCGATGGTGGATCATCACGATGGCCATCGACGGGATAGTTCACGTAAGGGACAAGACTGTGAGGCGGGAATTGGCGTGCATCAAGACCCATCACAGGGAGGAATTGGGCACGAAGAAGGCGATGACCAACAAACAAGGGGACCTGATCATCGCCCTCGGTTACAACGGCTCGTTGGTCGCGACAAAGTTTTCTCCCGCCAAGAAG GAGCTGCAAGGATTACGTTCCCCCAAGGAGAAACGCACGAGCAAAGTGGAGCACAAGCTGTACGAGAAGATGATGAAGAAGATCGACGTCGATTACGCGAGCCTCGACCCGTTAATTTACGATATTCTGACGAGTCCGTTGTACGAGTTCCCGGATTCGGAGAAGGAGGGGGACAAGACGTGGACGGAATGGAGGTACGAGATGCAgttgaaggaggaggaggaagcgaGCAGGGAGCAGAAGACGGCCCTACTGAACGATTTCGAGGAGCTTCGGAACAAGGTGAAAAAGTTGTTGGACGAGAACGAGGCGAGCACGGAGATAGAAAAGCTCCCCATAGCTGCGTTCGATCTGGACATAAAGGGGCGGGATCACAAGTTGAAGGTTGGCCGTGACATTTGCGAGAACCTCCGCCTCGAGTTCGAGCACAACATCAACGAGACGAAGAGGGTGTCCAAGTGGATACGAAAAAACTTTTGGGACCCGCAAAAGGTCGTGGCGAAGAGCCTGTACGCGATCTTCGACGAGATGGAGGTGGTTAACTATCCCTCGGTCGCCGAGGATCCGAACGATATCTTGTTCCTAAAGTATATAAACTTTCACAAGAAGACCGCGTACAGCGTTCTGGAGAACGACAAGTTCGAAccttggaaaatttataccGAGCAAGAGTTGCAGATGGAGACGAGCAAGAAGCACAATATATATCGCGAGCAGGACAAGAGGATCGATCTGTTGATGAACGATTGGGAGTTGGAGGACAAGGAGGAGGATTTGGAGAGCTTCAAGAACGAAAGGGAGGAACGGAAAGCGGTGAACG GAACTACGACTCATCGATTCGTCGAGTCATCCCCTTATTACCCCCAATTCGGCTACTACGGATTCGCCCAAACTAAGATAAACAATCGTTTCTTCTTGCACGATTGCACCAAACTTCGGGACTTCTTCAACAATAAATTCAACGAGATATATCTGctgaaggagagagagatgaaCGTGATACGGGACAGGATCGAGAGGATACGTTACATAGATTCTGAATTGAAGATCATGTTCAACAAACACGTGCCCCACGTCCCAACCGATCCCGTCTGGCACTGGCAG GAGAGGCCCGAGAGCATCATCACGGTGAGAAGGGACGAGATAAAGGCGAAGCCGTACATATCCCCGTCCCACATGGAAATGTTGATGAAGCAAGCTGCGGAGGAGGAGcgaataagaaaattgttgCTTGCCGACGATTTTCGGGAGCGCGCCCTCATGGCGATGATGAACGGTGTGCTGGAGGTGCGTTGGGAGGACATAATCAAGATAGACGTGCCCAAGCCTGCCTGCATGCTGACGAAGAAGCCGGAGGACTACACGTCCGAGGATATATTGGCGGTGAAACAGTACGAGAAGGACGTGCAGTTTCTCAAGGAGGAGAGGGAACGGTATCACAGGATGCTGGACGCGGAATATTCCAAGGTTATGGAACAATTGAAGGAGGGGATAGACAAGTTCAACGGGAAATTGAACAATCTGTTCCAC ATGAAAATGAACGTCGAGGCCGCGATCAACCAGTTGTACCTCAGATACGTGCGCGGCTTGCTCCTGGTCCATCATCGGATAATCACGTTCGAGGAGGAGAATTCATTGAAGGAGAGGATCGCGAGCAAGATGGATTACGAGAGGGAGATGGACGAGCATATAAAGTTGTTTCAGAACGTTCATCAAAAAGTGTCTGACAAGCTAGCTGGTCTGGTGAGCAAGGAGAAAGCGTTCGCGAAAAAGTTCAAGAGCGAGTTCTATCACATGCACAAGGTGCAGTTAGAGATATTGGAGCGGCAGTGCAATCGCAGGCCGAGGGTGAACCTGAAGAATCTCGAGTCGTCCGATTTCTACGATTTGGCGGAGGACGTGTTGGGGGGGAAGGGGGCCAGGATTTACCTGCCGCCCGAGTGCAAGGATTACCTGAGGATATTGCACAATTTCGACGCGAGGCCTGTCACCGTCCCGCCGAGCATAGACGGCTCGAATTGGGAGAACTTGATCCGCCTTAGACGGGCGAAGATCAATTTGGAACTGATGATAAAGGGGGCGCAGAGCGAGCTCATGGACGTGGAGACGGTGCTGCTCGGTTTCGAGCAGAAGATGGAGAAGTGCAAGATCGACATGGAGGATATGAAGAAGGATCTGGTGGAGAAGAGGATGCGGCAAATGATGGAGGACCTCGACGTGGAGATACAGTTGGTGCTGAAGATGGGCCAGGTGGAGATCGATCTCGAGGGGGAATTGACCGATTCGAAGCACGCGGTCCTCGTCTCGAAAACGACCATCGACAGCGCCAACTCGTACATACGTGCCGCGGGCGAGTGCAAATTGAAGGCTTTGAACAACTTGTTGAGCTTTCAGAGAG GCACTCTGTTGAAGCAGTGGCAGCACATGTGCCGGAAGAAGAATTTGGAGGATCTGAAGGAGGATCTCCGGTTCACGGAATCAACCACGGTGACGAAAGAGATGCAGGGGTATCTGAAGAGGAAGGCGAAAGGTTTGCCGGACGACAAGACGCCGCAGCAGCTCGACGACGACATAGAGGCGGTGAAACGGAAGTTTCAGAAGGTGTTGGACGAGGAGACGGCGCGGCTCGAATCCGTGGAGAAGGAGATCGCCAGCCTGAGGGTGAAGAACGAGCAGCTCGATCGCCAGATCCTCGAGATGAACATGGCTAGGTGCGACATGGAGTTGAAGCGCGACGTCGTCGCCGAGGAGAGGCAGAAGGAACACCTCGAGAGGAAGGTGAAGATGGTGATGCATCGATCGACGCTGGTCAAGAAGCTGCAGGAAAATTACGCGGAGCTCGTCGAGCTGCAGACCGAGCACGAGCTGCTCAGGCTCAAGCGATACCCGACCTTTCATTTCAGGATGCTCGACGAAAACGAGGAGACGCAGAAGAACGTTCGAACGAATCTTTGTTAA